TAGGCCATAAATATACTGATATGGCTGTCTTAAGCGGAATGTTTGAAAGCTGGGGAATTGAGTTTAAAATAGTCTCAGATATAAATGTAAATTCCTCTTTTAAGTATAATATAATAATATTAGATATAAATAGTAAGGATATTAAGGAGCATAAGAATTATAGTTTTTCAGATGATGTTAAAGTTGTATTGTTAACATCCTCCATTTCTACTTTGGAGACTCAGCGAATAGAGAGTTTAGGATATGATGCCTGCTTAATAAAACCTATAGTTCAAGTTGATCTATATGACTGTATTAGCCAACTGTTAGGTGATATAAAGGAAGGTTTTCATCAAAGTATAATAACTAATGTAACACTAAGAGAGAGAAGGACTTTTATGAATTAGATATATAATTAAATAGATCTATACCCTTTAAGCTATTTCTATCCCCATTAAATGAGATGTCTGGAGTAGTAAATAGTTTTTCTACAATTAGTCCTGCTGCACCATATGATACATCATAGTCTCCAAATGTGGAAAAGTTAATATTTGTATTTTTTTGTAAGTCATATCCCCAGTTATTTTCAATCTCATTTTCTAGGATTCTTTTTGTATCCAGTTTGTAATCAGTAAAAAAACCAGTATAAATTACTTTTGTGATATTAAATGTATTAACAAATAGGGCTATCTGCTTCTGTAGTTCTTTAATAACCTTTAATGTTATATCCATATTATCTATAGCATTTTCAGCTTCATCATCAGTTATTGAAAATTGAGTATTATTAGAATTATTCCAATATATACTTCTAAATTCCCCAGCTGAAAAGTTATCCCCTATTAGCACCTTTCCATCAATTACAATACCTATACCAACAACAATACTTCTCTGTTGTTTATCATTTATATTTATTGGTCTTTTTTCACCTAATACCACAAGAAAATTATTATCTCTCTTGCCAAGGCTAAAAGTCAGTTCACCCCAACAGCAGCAGTTTGCATCATTATCTATAAAAATAGGATAGGTATATTTTTTATTTAGATAGCTGTATAACTCTAGGGATGTATTAATATTTAATGGTTTAGATTGGATTATAATACCTTTATAAGGGTCTATAAGACCTGGGATACCAATTCCTATACCTAATAATTTATCAAACTCATCCTCAGTTTTCTTTATTACTTTTTCCAGTAGTTTATCAATAGATGTTAAAAGGTCACCTTCTGGTAACTCTTCCCTGTAATTTAAAAGAATATCACCGTGGAGGTTTATTATAACTGCATTAAAATACTCTGTTTGGATCTCTAACCCTAAAATAACCCCATAGTTATTATTTAAACTAAGACCTATTCTTCGTCGCCCTGCATGGTTAAGCTCTTCCTCTGTTTTTTTATCAATAATTAAACCTTCTTCTAATAGGTCCGAGGTTATTTTTGAAATTGTAGATTTATCTAAGCCAAGAATTTTCGAAATTTCGATTCTACTAATCCCTTTTTCCTTTCTTATCTCTTGCAAAACTCGAGTTTTATTTATAGAATTTTTTATTGATGGATGCAAATCTTAATCCTTTATATTACGTTGACATTGAAAACTAATTAAATTAACTTAATTATAATATATTTGTAATTTAAGATAAATACAATTGTTAGGAGAGAAAAAGTGATTATTGGTATAGACGTTGGTGGAACAAATATTAAATCGGGACTTATGGATCTTGATAATAAACTTGTATTTGATGACTCCAGACCTACAGGAACAACCCAGGATGAGATTGTAAATAATCTCGCAGAAATTATTAATGAACTTAATGATAAAGCTAAAAGTGATTTTGGTGCAGATGTTTTAGGAGTCGGTATAGGGGTTCCGGGTGTTGTAAGTAAAGAGCTTGATCATGTTTTTAAGTGTACAAATCTGGGTTGGTTTGATGTTCCCCTAAGAGAAATATTAAAAGAGAAAACTTCCTTTTCTGTTTATATCGATAATGATGCAAACTTAGCAGCCCTAGCAGAGCATTATGTAGGTTCATTACAAAATGTTGATTCAGGTATTTTGTTAACCTTAGGTACAGGTGTTGGTGGTGGAGTTATTGTTAATAACAAGCCATTTAGAGGTGGAAACGGTTTAGGGTTAGAAGTTGGACACATGGTAATTGGAGAGAACTTTTTTAACTGTTCATGTGGTAAAAACGGATGTTTTGAGACTTTTGCTTCAGCCACTGCAATCGTTAGGCATTTTGAAAAAATGTTGGCTGATAACAATATAACTGTTGATCATGAGATCTCTTCTAAAGAGATTTTTGATCGGGCGGCAAAAGGTGAAGAACTACCTCTTAAGGCTGTTGATAGATATACAACTTATTTAGCAATTGGTATTAATAATGTTATAAATGTTTTAGATCCTCAGGTTATATCCCTTGGTGGTGGAGTATCCGCTGCTGGTGATTTTTTAATGGATATGTTAACTAAGAAGGTTACTGAAAATTTATTTGTTAAAGGTTTCCCATCAGCAAAAATTAACTACGCTTCTGCTGGTAATAAGGCTGGAGTTATAGGTGCAGCTCTTCTAGTTAAAGAAGAGATGACTAAATAAACTACTCATTTGTTAATAAATTATTAATCAGGCTGTCTATATCAGCCTGGTTAAAATCTGACTTTCTTTCGTAGGCTAACTCCCTGTTAGCTTCTTTTAGTTTTTGTAATAAGCTATAAATCATTATCATAAATATTTTATTACTTGCTATAGGGTGTTTGTTTACAAACTTAAGCATGTTTTTCCTAGAAATCCTAAGAACTATAGCCTTATCCATTGCAACTACGTTTGCAGTTCTTTTAGCATTTAAAAATAGACCAGCCTCCCCAAAAATTTCAGAAGCTCCCAATGTACATATATAGGACTCCCCACTCTGATTATCTACTGTAACTTTTACACTACCTTTTAAAACCGCATATAGGCTCTTTTCTACAACTCCTTGCTTTATTATAACTTCATCTATATACCTGTGTACTGTAATTAAATCCATAAAATCTTCAATCTCATCCTCCTGTAAATACTGTAGAGGATTTATCTTCTTTATATAGGGTTTCATTGATTCATTTATTTGTAGTCTCTCCATAGTTACTCCTAATCTATATTTTAATAGTTAAATTTTACAATATACAATAAAAAAAACTTAGACAAACTCTTTTTATAGCTCTATATTTAGGGTAGGAGTTAAAATGAATATTATTGTGGGACACTCTAATATGGACTTAGATTGT
Above is a genomic segment from Thiospirochaeta perfilievii containing:
- a CDS encoding ROK family transcriptional regulator; translated protein: MHPSIKNSINKTRVLQEIRKEKGISRIEISKILGLDKSTISKITSDLLEEGLIIDKKTEEELNHAGRRRIGLSLNNNYGVILGLEIQTEYFNAVIINLHGDILLNYREELPEGDLLTSIDKLLEKVIKKTEDEFDKLLGIGIGIPGLIDPYKGIIIQSKPLNINTSLELYSYLNKKYTYPIFIDNDANCCCWGELTFSLGKRDNNFLVVLGEKRPININDKQQRSIVVGIGIVIDGKVLIGDNFSAGEFRSIYWNNSNNTQFSITDDEAENAIDNMDITLKVIKELQKQIALFVNTFNITKVIYTGFFTDYKLDTKRILENEIENNWGYDLQKNTNINFSTFGDYDVSYGAAGLIVEKLFTTPDISFNGDRNSLKGIDLFNYISNS
- a CDS encoding ROK family protein, whose product is MIIGIDVGGTNIKSGLMDLDNKLVFDDSRPTGTTQDEIVNNLAEIINELNDKAKSDFGADVLGVGIGVPGVVSKELDHVFKCTNLGWFDVPLREILKEKTSFSVYIDNDANLAALAEHYVGSLQNVDSGILLTLGTGVGGGVIVNNKPFRGGNGLGLEVGHMVIGENFFNCSCGKNGCFETFASATAIVRHFEKMLADNNITVDHEISSKEIFDRAAKGEELPLKAVDRYTTYLAIGINNVINVLDPQVISLGGGVSAAGDFLMDMLTKKVTENLFVKGFPSAKINYASAGNKAGVIGAALLVKEEMTK
- a CDS encoding cyclic nucleotide-binding domain-containing protein; amino-acid sequence: MERLQINESMKPYIKKINPLQYLQEDEIEDFMDLITVHRYIDEVIIKQGVVEKSLYAVLKGSVKVTVDNQSGESYICTLGASEIFGEAGLFLNAKRTANVVAMDKAIVLRISRKNMLKFVNKHPIASNKIFMIMIYSLLQKLKEANRELAYERKSDFNQADIDSLINNLLTNE